One window of Campylobacter sp. MIT 99-7217 genomic DNA carries:
- a CDS encoding ribonuclease domain-containing protein encodes MKLDTLPKETQEAYHNYKAHNWQGIYPKQNQGSTKRNEIRANATYRNEPPKLPKKPKGTYKEFDVINRHDLRIFVRDTQTDDIYYTTDHYKTFVKIIKF; translated from the coding sequence ATCAAGCTAGACACTCTACCTAAAGAGACACAAGAAGCCTATCATAATTATAAGGCACATAATTGGCAAGGGATATATCCTAAACAGAATCAGGGGTCGACTAAAAGGAATGAGATAAGGGCAAATGCAACTTATAGAAACGAACCTCCAAAATTACCTAAGAAACCAAAAGGAACATATAAAGAATTTGATGTTATCAATAGACATGACCTAAGAATATTTGTAAGAGATACCCAAACAGACGATATATACTATACAACAGACCATTACAAAACATTTGTTAAAATCATAAAATTTTGA
- the flgH gene encoding flagellar basal body L-ring protein FlgH, translating to MKKSYFRVYFSLAFFAFFAGCSATVDPQISMKPPAYVEELPPKQANNVEAVPGSLFGKGDNPLFSDKKAMNVNDLVTVVIQESTTQSTQANKTTTKTNNANLGGGSITGTSGSPVTTAINQINKYSNIGFQTNSTSNYTGQGSQSRNESFNTTISTRVIKILSNGNYFIEGSRELLINGEKQIIQLSGVIRPYDIGQDNTIDSRYIADAKILYKTEGEVAKSTRKGWGAKVLETIWPY from the coding sequence ATGAAAAAAAGTTATTTTCGTGTTTATTTTTCACTCGCATTTTTCGCATTTTTCGCGGGTTGTTCTGCTACTGTTGATCCACAAATCAGCATGAAACCGCCTGCTTATGTAGAGGAATTACCACCAAAACAAGCTAATAATGTCGAGGCAGTTCCGGGTTCTCTTTTTGGTAAAGGCGATAATCCTTTATTTTCTGATAAAAAGGCAATGAATGTCAATGATCTAGTAACCGTAGTCATTCAAGAAAGTACCACACAAAGCACACAAGCAAACAAAACAACGACAAAAACAAACAACGCCAACCTAGGTGGTGGTTCTATCACTGGAACAAGTGGTTCGCCTGTAACTACTGCGATCAATCAGATCAACAAATACTCAAACATAGGTTTTCAAACAAATTCTACTTCAAACTACACAGGACAAGGCTCACAAAGTAGAAATGAAAGCTTTAATACAACAATTTCAACAAGAGTGATCAAGATCCTTTCTAATGGAAATTATTTTATCGAGGGTTCAAGAGAACTTTTGATCAATGGAGAAAAGCAGATCATACAACTTAGCGGAGTTATCCGCCCTTATGACATAGGACAAGATAATACCATAGATAGCCGTTATATAGCTGATGCAAAAATACTTTATAAAACAGAGGGTGAAGTGGCTAAAAGCACTAGAAAAGGCTGGGGTGCTAAGGTGCTAGAAACGATTTGGCCTTATTAA
- the pta gene encoding phosphate acetyltransferase, with amino-acid sequence MKSLYLFRCSSKDLNLRVSTQLIQKLRLKHPNLAIFCPIAHSDTQHVLQDLITHFKLEQDPRSSFGFEFEEGFKAYNENKDFFIDKIINDFENLKTQYDFVFVFGVHYFGILGAFEINVKLAKELNSPVYAVIQKDDYKMAENYLKLHLDNRAFTLIDEWSDVNSCEEIDDYNFLTPSRFRYELSVLAKKDIKTVVLPESDDDRIIKAAAELLSQKVVKLILLGKEENIMQKAKNLGLNLQGIQILDPQNSPLHDEFANILYEARKQKGLSLEEAHKLVLDKTFFGTLLVHTNKADAMVSGASTTTAETIRPALQLIKTKPNVKTVSGMFFMSLEDRLLVFADCAVTPNPTPEQIAEIAYSSAQTAKEFGLEPKVAILSYSSGDSGQGPSVDASKEALKIAREKYPDLNVDGPLQFDAAYDPLTAKGKMPNSKVAGFANVYVFPDLNAANIGYKAVQRTSGAIAIGPILQGLKKPVNDLSRGCLVDDIVNTVILSAIQARSNEK; translated from the coding sequence ATGAAAAGTTTATATTTATTTCGTTGTTCTAGCAAGGACTTAAATTTAAGAGTAAGCACACAACTTATCCAAAAACTCCGTCTAAAACACCCAAATTTAGCGATATTTTGTCCCATAGCTCACTCAGATACGCAACATGTACTTCAAGATCTCATCACACATTTTAAGCTTGAACAAGACCCTCGCTCAAGTTTTGGATTTGAATTTGAAGAGGGCTTTAAAGCATATAATGAAAACAAAGATTTTTTCATCGATAAAATCATTAATGATTTTGAAAATTTAAAAACTCAATATGATTTTGTTTTTGTTTTTGGGGTGCATTATTTTGGGATTTTAGGAGCATTTGAAATTAATGTCAAACTTGCTAAAGAGCTTAATTCTCCTGTTTATGCTGTCATACAAAAAGATGATTATAAAATGGCTGAAAATTACCTAAAACTTCATTTAGATAATCGCGCTTTCACCCTCATTGATGAATGGAGTGATGTTAATTCTTGCGAGGAAATTGATGATTATAATTTTTTAACTCCAAGTCGTTTTCGCTACGAACTTAGCGTTTTAGCTAAAAAAGACATTAAAACCGTCGTTTTACCAGAAAGTGATGATGATAGGATTATAAAAGCTGCAGCAGAGCTTCTTTCTCAAAAAGTTGTAAAGCTCATCTTGCTTGGCAAAGAAGAAAATATTATGCAAAAGGCGAAAAATTTAGGGCTAAATTTACAAGGTATTCAAATTTTAGACCCTCAAAACTCGCCCCTACACGATGAATTTGCAAATATCCTTTATGAAGCAAGAAAACAAAAGGGCTTAAGTTTAGAAGAAGCGCATAAACTTGTGCTTGATAAAACCTTTTTTGGCACACTTTTAGTGCATACAAACAAAGCTGATGCTATGGTAAGTGGGGCTTCTACAACTACAGCTGAGACCATTCGTCCAGCACTTCAGCTTATCAAAACAAAGCCAAATGTCAAAACCGTTTCTGGAATGTTTTTTATGTCCTTAGAAGATAGACTTCTTGTCTTTGCTGATTGTGCCGTTACGCCAAATCCAACACCTGAACAAATCGCAGAAATAGCCTACAGCTCAGCTCAAACCGCAAAAGAATTTGGACTTGAGCCAAAAGTAGCTATACTTTCTTATTCAAGCGGAGATAGCGGACAAGGTCCAAGCGTGGATGCAAGTAAAGAAGCTTTAAAAATAGCCAGAGAAAAATACCCTGATTTAAATGTCGATGGTCCTTTGCAATTTGACGCTGCTTATGATCCCCTCACCGCAAAGGGTAAAATGCCAAATTCAAAAGTAGCCGGTTTTGCAAATGTTTATGTTTTTCCTGACCTTAATGCTGCAAATATAGGCTATAAAGCAGTTCAAAGGACATCAGGGGCTATTGCTATAGGTCCTATTTTGCAAGGGCTTAAAAAACCTGTTAATGACCTCAGTCGTGGCTGCTTAGTCGATGATATAGTCAATACAGTCATTTTAAGTGCCATTCAAGCAAGAAGCAATGAAAAGTAA